A part of Mycolicibacterium sp. TUM20985 genomic DNA contains:
- a CDS encoding FAD-binding dehydrogenase, with translation MADADVIVVGAGLAGLVAACEVLDKGRSVLIVDQENAANLGGQAYWSFGGLFFVDSPEQRRLGIHDSHELALQDWMGAAGFDRPEDHWPRQWANAYVDFAAGEKRSWLRERGLRTFPLVAWAERGGYDARGQGNSVPRFHVTWGTGPGIVEIFTRRLLASGAKVRFAYRHRVDELIVDAGAVTGVRGAVLEPSSAARGAPSSRNIFGEFEFRSSAVIVASGGIGANHDLVRKNWPARMGRVPDQLLSGVPAHVDGRMLGISEAAGANLINGDRMWHYTEGITNYDPIWPKHGIRILPGPSSLWLDATGRRLPAPLYPGFDTLGTLEYIAKTGHDYTWFVLNARIIEKEFALSGQEQNPDLTERDVRKVLSRVRPGPPPPVQRFVDRGVDFVSATTLRDLVAKMNDVPDVEPLDFRVVEAEVTARDREVANSYTKDSQVTAIHGARNYLADRVARVVRPHRITDPKAGPLIAVKLHILTRKSLGGLETDLDSRVLKADGSAFDGLYAAGEAAGFGGGGVHGYRSLEGTFLGGCVFSGRAAGRAAVRDTR, from the coding sequence ATGGCTGATGCTGACGTCATCGTGGTCGGAGCGGGGCTCGCCGGGCTGGTGGCCGCCTGCGAGGTACTCGACAAGGGCCGCTCGGTCCTCATCGTCGACCAGGAGAACGCCGCGAACCTCGGCGGTCAGGCCTACTGGTCGTTCGGTGGGCTGTTCTTCGTCGACAGTCCCGAACAGCGGCGGTTGGGCATCCACGACAGTCACGAACTCGCGCTGCAGGATTGGATGGGCGCTGCGGGTTTCGACCGGCCGGAGGACCATTGGCCGCGGCAATGGGCCAACGCCTACGTCGATTTCGCCGCGGGGGAGAAGCGCAGCTGGTTGCGGGAGCGCGGGTTGCGAACGTTCCCGTTGGTTGCCTGGGCCGAGCGTGGCGGCTACGACGCTCGCGGACAAGGCAATTCGGTACCGCGCTTCCACGTCACCTGGGGTACCGGCCCGGGGATCGTCGAGATCTTCACCCGTCGACTCCTGGCGTCGGGTGCCAAGGTGCGCTTCGCCTACCGCCACCGCGTAGATGAACTGATCGTCGACGCCGGTGCCGTGACCGGGGTGCGCGGCGCGGTGCTCGAGCCGTCGAGTGCAGCGCGCGGCGCCCCATCGTCACGAAACATATTTGGCGAGTTCGAGTTTCGTTCCTCTGCCGTCATCGTCGCGAGCGGCGGCATTGGCGCCAACCACGACCTGGTTCGCAAGAACTGGCCGGCCAGGATGGGCCGTGTACCGGATCAGTTGCTCAGCGGCGTTCCCGCCCACGTCGACGGCCGGATGCTCGGCATCAGCGAGGCGGCCGGTGCGAACCTCATCAACGGTGACCGGATGTGGCACTACACCGAGGGCATCACCAACTACGACCCGATCTGGCCAAAACACGGCATCCGCATCCTCCCGGGTCCGTCGTCCCTCTGGCTCGACGCGACCGGGCGGCGTCTGCCCGCGCCGCTGTATCCGGGTTTCGACACCCTCGGCACCTTGGAATACATCGCCAAGACCGGACACGACTACACCTGGTTCGTGCTCAACGCGCGGATCATCGAGAAGGAGTTCGCACTTTCGGGACAGGAGCAGAATCCCGATCTCACCGAACGCGACGTGCGCAAGGTGTTGTCGCGGGTGCGGCCGGGCCCACCGCCGCCGGTGCAGCGGTTCGTGGACCGCGGCGTTGACTTCGTGTCCGCGACCACGCTGCGGGACCTGGTCGCCAAGATGAACGACGTACCCGACGTCGAACCACTGGACTTTCGCGTTGTCGAGGCCGAAGTGACCGCCCGCGACCGCGAAGTCGCCAACTCCTACACCAAGGACAGCCAGGTGACGGCCATCCATGGCGCGCGCAACTATCTGGCCGACCGGGTGGCCCGCGTCGTGCGGCCGCACCGGATCACCGACCCGAAGGCGGGCCCACTGATTGCGGTCAAGCTCCACATTCTCACGCGAAAGTCATTGGGCGGGTTGGAGACCGACCTCGACTCCCGTGTGCTCAAGGCCGACGGGTCGGCTTTCGACGGGCTCTACGCCGCGGGTGAGGCAGCAGGTTTCGGGGGCGGTGGAGTGCACGGCTACCGATCGCTGGAGGGCACCTTCCTCGGCGGTTGCGTCTTCTCCGGCCGTGCCGCGGGCCGTGCCGCGGTGCGCGACACGCGCTAG
- a CDS encoding MBL fold metallo-hydrolase, translating to MQLTHFGHSCLLASFREGASETTVLFDPGNFSHGFEGVTGLSAILITHQHPDHIDVERLPALIDANPQAALYADPMTAAQLGGAWQAVNVGDAFTVGHLALRGVGGTHAVIHPEIPLIDNISYLVGDEGHPARLMHPGDALFTPGEPVEVLATPAAAPWMKISEAVDYLRAVAPTRAVPIHQAVVAKEARGIYYGRLSEMTNTDFQVLEEENGTEI from the coding sequence ATGCAACTGACGCACTTCGGCCACTCCTGTCTACTCGCGAGCTTCCGAGAGGGTGCTTCCGAAACCACCGTGCTGTTCGACCCGGGGAACTTCTCGCATGGCTTCGAGGGAGTCACGGGGCTATCGGCCATCCTGATCACCCATCAGCACCCCGATCACATCGACGTAGAACGCCTACCTGCATTGATCGACGCCAACCCGCAGGCCGCGCTGTACGCCGACCCGATGACCGCGGCCCAACTCGGCGGAGCCTGGCAGGCCGTCAACGTCGGCGACGCGTTCACGGTCGGGCACCTCGCTCTGCGCGGCGTCGGCGGCACGCACGCAGTGATCCATCCCGAGATTCCGCTGATCGACAACATCTCCTACCTGGTCGGGGATGAGGGGCATCCCGCCCGCCTGATGCATCCCGGCGACGCACTGTTCACTCCTGGTGAACCCGTCGAAGTACTCGCCACCCCGGCCGCCGCGCCGTGGATGAAGATCTCCGAGGCGGTGGACTATCTGCGAGCGGTCGCCCCGACGCGCGCGGTGCCGATCCACCAGGCGGTGGTGGCAAAGGAGGCTCGCGGTATCTACTACGGCCGCCTGTCGGAGATGACCAATACTGACTTCCAGGTCCTGGAGGAGGAGAACGGCACGGAGATCTAG
- the purS gene encoding phosphoribosylformylglycinamidine synthase subunit PurS, whose protein sequence is MARVVVHVMPKTVILDPQGQAIVGALGRLGVTGISDVRQGKRFELEVDDSVSDETLEEIAESLFANTVIEDWTVSRDER, encoded by the coding sequence GTGGCCCGCGTCGTAGTGCACGTGATGCCCAAGACGGTGATCCTCGACCCGCAGGGTCAGGCGATCGTCGGAGCACTGGGCCGCCTCGGTGTGACCGGTATCTCAGATGTCCGGCAGGGCAAGCGTTTCGAGCTCGAGGTCGACGACAGCGTGAGCGACGAGACGCTTGAGGAGATCGCCGAATCGCTGTTCGCCAATACCGTGATCGAGGACTGGACCGTCAGCCGGGACGAACGGTGA
- the purQ gene encoding phosphoribosylformylglycinamidine synthase subunit PurQ, producing the protein MTARVGVVTFPGTLDDVDAARAVRLAGAESVNLWHADADLKGVDAVVVPGGFSYGDYLRCGAIAKFAPVMGEVVAAANRGMPVLGICNGFQVLCEAGLLPGALTRNAGLHFLCRDVWLEVTSTSSAWTTRFEKGADLLVPLKSGEGRFVASDAVLDELEGEDRVVFRYRENLNGSLRNIAGISSANGRVVGLMPHPEHATEALTGPSDDGLGLFYSALDAVLAA; encoded by the coding sequence GTGACCGCCCGGGTCGGAGTCGTCACGTTCCCAGGGACTCTCGACGACGTCGATGCCGCACGGGCCGTACGGCTGGCGGGCGCGGAATCAGTCAATCTGTGGCACGCCGACGCGGACCTCAAGGGCGTAGACGCGGTCGTCGTCCCTGGCGGGTTCTCCTACGGTGACTACCTGCGGTGCGGCGCGATCGCCAAGTTCGCGCCGGTGATGGGTGAGGTCGTGGCCGCAGCCAACCGTGGGATGCCGGTGCTGGGCATCTGCAACGGGTTTCAGGTTCTCTGTGAAGCCGGGCTACTGCCGGGCGCGTTGACCCGCAACGCCGGTCTGCACTTCCTCTGCCGCGACGTGTGGCTCGAGGTGACGTCGACGTCGTCGGCGTGGACCACGCGGTTCGAGAAGGGTGCCGACCTACTGGTGCCGCTGAAGTCCGGTGAGGGCCGCTTCGTGGCGTCCGACGCCGTCCTCGACGAGTTGGAGGGCGAGGATCGCGTCGTCTTCCGCTACCGGGAGAACCTCAACGGATCGCTGCGCAACATCGCAGGCATCAGCTCCGCCAACGGTCGGGTGGTGGGCCTGATGCCGCATCCCGAGCACGCCACCGAGGCGCTGACCGGTCCGTCCGACGACGGACTCGGTCTGTTCTACTCGGCGCTGGACGCGGTGCTTGCGGCGTAG
- a CDS encoding family 1 encapsulin nanocompartment shell protein: MNNLYRGLAPITEEAWGGIELEAIRTFKRHIAGRRVVDVSEPGGPVTAAISTGHLVDVTSPGDGVVAHLRESKPLVRLRVPFTISRTDVDDVERGSQDSDWDPVKEAAKQLAFAEDRAIFEGYEAAQIDGIRTCSSNAALALPSDPREIPDVISQALSELRLAGVDGPYCVLLSADVYTQVSETTEHGYPIREHLNRLVDGEIIWAPAIDGAFVLSTRGGDFDLQLGADVSIGYLSHDAESVQLYLEETLTFLCYTAEASVALTT; the protein is encoded by the coding sequence ATGAACAACCTGTACCGCGGTCTGGCCCCGATTACCGAGGAAGCCTGGGGCGGAATCGAATTGGAGGCCATCAGGACGTTCAAGCGGCACATCGCCGGGCGACGAGTGGTCGACGTCAGCGAGCCCGGCGGCCCCGTGACGGCGGCGATCAGCACGGGTCATCTGGTCGATGTGACATCGCCCGGGGACGGCGTGGTCGCCCACCTTCGGGAGAGCAAGCCGCTGGTGCGCTTGCGGGTGCCGTTCACCATCTCGCGGACCGACGTGGACGACGTCGAACGTGGCTCGCAGGACTCCGACTGGGATCCGGTCAAGGAGGCCGCGAAGCAGCTGGCGTTCGCCGAGGACCGTGCGATCTTCGAGGGCTATGAGGCCGCGCAGATCGACGGCATCCGCACCTGCAGTTCCAACGCCGCCCTGGCGTTGCCGTCGGATCCGCGCGAGATCCCCGACGTCATCAGCCAGGCGTTGAGCGAGCTGCGACTGGCCGGCGTCGACGGGCCGTATTGCGTGCTGCTGTCAGCGGATGTCTACACCCAGGTGAGCGAAACGACCGAGCACGGGTATCCGATCCGCGAACACTTGAACCGGCTGGTCGACGGCGAGATCATCTGGGCGCCCGCGATCGACGGTGCATTCGTATTGTCCACTCGCGGCGGTGATTTCGATCTGCAGCTGGGCGCGGACGTGTCGATCGGTTACCTGTCCCACGATGCCGAGAGCGTGCAGTTGTACCTCGAGGAGACGCTGACGTTCCTGTGCTACACCGCGGAGGCTTCGGTCGCCCTCACCACCTAG
- a CDS encoding Dyp-type peroxidase — translation MSDPQPQKVLAPLTPAAIFLVATIDEGGEDIVHDALADISGLVRAIGFRDPNKQLSMVTSIGSDAFDRLFTGPRPIELHPFVALDGPRHHAPSTRGDLLFHIRGTFLDVCFELAGKLVDAMAGAITVIDEVHGFKFFDNRDLMGFVDGTENPDGPIAVSSTQIGAEDLEFAKGCYVHVQKYLHDMSGWNALSTEDQERVIGRTKLDDIELSDDVKPANSHLALNVIEDADGNELKILRHNMPFGEVGKAEFGTYYIGYSRTPAVTERMLRNMFIGDPPGNTDAILDFSTAITGCLFFTPTADFLDGPPPRPGASAAPATTPPTGSLSIGSLKGRPQ, via the coding sequence GTGTCCGATCCACAGCCGCAGAAGGTGCTGGCGCCGTTGACGCCTGCGGCCATCTTCCTCGTCGCCACCATCGACGAGGGTGGGGAGGACATCGTGCACGACGCGCTGGCGGACATCTCGGGGCTGGTGCGCGCGATCGGCTTTCGGGATCCGAACAAGCAGTTGTCGATGGTGACGTCCATCGGCTCCGACGCCTTCGACCGATTGTTCACCGGGCCGCGGCCGATCGAACTGCACCCCTTCGTCGCACTCGACGGCCCTCGCCACCACGCACCGTCGACGCGGGGGGATCTGCTCTTCCACATCCGCGGCACCTTCCTCGACGTCTGCTTCGAACTCGCCGGCAAGCTCGTCGATGCGATGGCCGGTGCCATCACCGTCATCGACGAGGTGCACGGGTTCAAGTTCTTCGACAACCGCGACTTGATGGGTTTCGTGGACGGCACCGAGAATCCGGACGGTCCGATCGCCGTCAGCTCCACCCAAATCGGCGCCGAGGACCTGGAATTCGCCAAGGGCTGCTACGTCCACGTGCAGAAGTACCTTCACGACATGAGCGGATGGAACGCACTGTCCACCGAAGATCAGGAACGGGTGATCGGCCGCACCAAGCTCGACGACATCGAGTTGAGCGACGACGTGAAACCGGCCAACTCGCACCTTGCCCTGAACGTCATCGAAGACGCCGACGGCAACGAGCTCAAGATCCTGCGGCACAACATGCCCTTCGGCGAAGTCGGCAAGGCGGAGTTCGGCACCTATTACATCGGCTATTCGCGGACTCCCGCGGTCACCGAGCGGATGCTGCGCAACATGTTCATCGGCGACCCGCCCGGCAACACCGACGCCATCCTGGACTTCTCCACGGCGATCACCGGATGCCTGTTCTTCACCCCCACCGCGGACTTCCTCGACGGCCCGCCTCCGCGCCCCGGCGCGTCTGCCGCACCCGCTACGACACCCCCCACCGGCTCCCTGTCGATCGGCAGTCTGAAAGGACGACCCCAATGA